A stretch of Janibacter endophyticus DNA encodes these proteins:
- a CDS encoding AAA family ATPase has translation MTELLVAVGHSWESAMASRLGEVPGLSVVRRCPDLADLLGAAAAGHGDVAIIAADVRGVDREAVLTLARTGLRVVGATPDGAEHTERSLRQMGVATFVHPGMDPAELSSRIDGEGSQDDPVQRLLSAQESAASDACPEVPDESATPGEGGPGRVLAVWGPTGAPGRTTVAVNLAAEIAARGTPVVLVDLDTYGAAVAQVLSMLDEAPGIAAAARASELGRLDLHALAGLAPEVSPGLRVISGIGSPARWPEVRAAAVEHVLELSRLLAPVVVLDLGFCVEDDEELSYDTAAPRRNAATLTALEHSDELVVVGSADPVGLQRLVRAVQSLAGIPSPAPQVVVNRVRPGAVGPDPQRRITESLQRFAGIDVAAFLPDDPAALDAAVLRGATLAESAPQSPVRQALSRMAGVMTGDPEPTGHASARRRRPFART, from the coding sequence ATGACCGAGCTCCTCGTCGCCGTCGGGCACTCCTGGGAGTCAGCCATGGCCTCCCGGCTGGGGGAGGTGCCCGGACTGAGTGTCGTCCGGCGATGCCCTGATCTCGCCGACCTTCTCGGCGCTGCCGCCGCGGGGCACGGCGATGTCGCGATCATCGCGGCGGACGTCCGCGGGGTCGACAGGGAGGCCGTCCTGACCCTTGCCCGCACCGGGTTGAGGGTCGTCGGGGCGACCCCGGACGGGGCGGAGCACACCGAGCGGTCCCTGCGACAGATGGGCGTGGCCACCTTCGTCCACCCCGGCATGGACCCCGCCGAGCTGAGCAGCCGCATCGACGGGGAAGGAAGTCAGGACGACCCCGTGCAGCGTCTGCTCTCGGCGCAGGAGAGTGCCGCGAGCGATGCCTGCCCGGAGGTGCCGGACGAGAGCGCGACCCCCGGTGAGGGCGGGCCCGGGCGGGTCCTCGCAGTGTGGGGGCCGACGGGGGCTCCCGGACGCACCACGGTCGCGGTCAACCTGGCCGCCGAGATCGCGGCCCGGGGGACACCCGTCGTCCTCGTCGACCTCGACACGTACGGGGCGGCGGTCGCGCAGGTGCTCTCCATGCTCGACGAGGCACCGGGCATCGCGGCGGCAGCCCGGGCCTCCGAGCTGGGACGACTCGATCTCCATGCGCTCGCGGGGCTGGCACCCGAGGTCTCCCCAGGGCTGCGCGTCATCTCCGGCATCGGCAGCCCAGCGCGGTGGCCCGAGGTCCGGGCGGCCGCGGTCGAGCACGTCCTGGAGCTCTCTCGCCTCCTCGCACCGGTCGTCGTCCTCGACCTCGGCTTCTGCGTCGAGGACGACGAGGAGCTGTCCTACGACACGGCCGCGCCGCGACGCAACGCCGCGACGCTCACGGCACTGGAGCACTCCGACGAGCTGGTCGTCGTCGGGAGCGCCGACCCCGTGGGGCTGCAGCGTCTCGTGCGCGCGGTGCAGTCCTTGGCCGGCATCCCGAGCCCTGCGCCGCAGGTGGTCGTCAACCGGGTGCGCCCCGGTGCGGTCGGGCCCGACCCGCAGCGTCGGATCACCGAGTCCCTGCAGCGCTTCGCAGGCATCGATGTCGCGGCCTTCCTGCCCGACGACCCGGCGGCGCTCGATGCCGCGGTGCTCCGGGGGGCGACCCTGGCGGAGTCGGCGCCGCAGAGTCCGGTCCGCCAGGCACTCAGCCGGATGGCCGGAGTGATGACCG